A region from the Silene latifolia isolate original U9 population chromosome 7, ASM4854445v1, whole genome shotgun sequence genome encodes:
- the LOC141592397 gene encoding uncharacterized protein LOC141592397 isoform X2, whose protein sequence is MQMVPNNIQIPVVADDEDKQMRGAIISVLEPHVTPEIMVDGMNSKRGNTHNLVVPPTTPDNMVHDEKYSRIQSKRRKPSNIDGLVEELLVEILCRLPCHKSAFICKALCKHWAALISHPFFISRYIAYNVSKHSTLCAYKNGLSNYDEVRMKKMNDRKVGLVVRKFGVRDTWKGLMIYFNDPIHNPNNLSLYSLPRLTNGGLPRNLTIVGACHDLFLYQKHAGDPDYVKHKLQLYISNAQTKQWLALPTLPLSSHGPVGLICDPYYFTHKGNVTLNNAYNTCIVVISSNTQEFVTNYPAHLLSPNTKVFWRDVVLLLPMRCRLLAFCRLFCIGRKLCFQCQDGLPPSVLHGYAGRLISFDPFADNDVINCSALILPPSLMNNASFDVFHERLFTCDCDDDGSYRIWVLDDYKTGKWSLLHNIKAQDWIPRDHRLAKHVNQNSYFGAPISFHHVVPDVIYVLCDRWIVLCNFSTREMEVISKLPKGCKSIFPVAYSYQITLPFWPTPLPTFLPDGKDEAS, encoded by the exons ATGCAAATGGTCCCCAATAATATCCAAATCCCAG TTGTCGCTGATGATGAAGATAAACAAATGAGAGGTGCTATTATTTCTGTTCTAGAGCCTCATGTAACACCAGAAATAATGGTTGATGGCATGAATTCAAAACGGGGTAATACTCATAACCTTGTCGTACCCCCAACTACACCAGATAATATGGTTCACGATGAAAAGTACTCAAGGATACAGTCGAAACGCAGAAAGCCCTCTAACATTGATGGTTTGGTCGAGGAGTTGTTGGTCGAAATATTATGTAGACTCCCGTGTCATAAAAGTGCTTTTATTTGCAAAGCCTTATGCAAGCATTGGGCTGCATTGATCTCCCACCCATTCTTCATCTCTCGATATATAGCTTATAATGTCAGTAAACATAGTACTCTCTGCGCATATAAAAATGGATTATCCAACTATGATGAAGTTAGAATGAAAAAGATGAATGATCGAAAAGTTGGTCTTGTGGTCCGTAAATTTGGAGTCAGAGACACTTGGAAaggattgatgatttatttcaACGATCCTATACACAATCCCAACAACTTGTCCTTGTATTCTCTCCCAAGGTTGACGAATGGAGGTCTGCCACGTAATCTTACTATTGTTGGAGCGTGTCATGACTtgtttttatatcaaaaacatGCTGGTGATCCTGACTATGTCAAGCACAAGCTTCAACTCTACATTAGCAATGCTCAAACTAAGCAGTGGCTTGCACTCCCAACCCTACCTCTTAGTAGTCATGGACCAGTTGGATTGATTTGCGATCCATACTACTTCACCCACAAAGGCAATGTGACACTAAATAATGCATATAACACTTGTATTGTTGTCATCTCTTCTAACACACAAGAATTTGTCACCAACTACCCCGCACACCTTTTATCCCCTAATACAAAGGTATTTTGGCGCGATGTAGTCCTGTTATTGCCTATGAGATGTCGATTACTAGCCTTTTGTCGTCTCTTTTGTATTGGTAGAAAGCTCTGCTTTCAGTGTCAGGATGGTTTGCCTCCGTCAGTTTTGCATGGGTATGCAGGCCGATTAATTAGCTTTGATCCATTTGCCGACAATGATGTTATCAACTGTAGTGCACTCATTTTACCTCCGAGCTTAATGAATAATGCATCCTTTGATGTGTTCCACGAGCGATTATTTACATGTGACTGTGACGATGACGGAAGCTACAGAATTTGGGTCCTTGACGATTACAAAACTGGTAAATGGTCCTTACTACACAACATCAAGGCGCAGGATTGGATCCCTCGTGATCATCGCCTAGCCAAACATGTCAACCAGAATTCATATTTTGGAGCCCCAATCAGTTTCCATCATGTTGTTCCCGATGTTATTTATGTGCTTTGTGATCGTTGGATTGTTTTGTGTAACTTTTCCACGAGGGAGATGGAGGTAATCTCTAAACTACCGAAAGGCTGTAAAAGCATATTTCCCGTTGCTTATTCATATCAGATTACACTTCCATTTTGGCCAACTCCACTCCCCACCTTTCTACCAGATGGTAAAGATGAAGCGAGCTAA
- the LOC141592393 gene encoding DNA glycosylase/AP lyase ROS1-like: METQRGRSVSVANEFHTQGSWTPETPVKPNIPRPSPSISPSPIYDDGQGGLLAQAWGEREAYLSRVTQQNVLSYSESRNYPTTSNTIWGNPLELERANGEIQRQDLEEYLPHWSSQGRRSVMTYGSSDHASVSYPIYSSWNSNGARENGTILDQNFRDPDFNTMSFRDLLSINESLTLQNNNGDNTSAGMFFPGWVSQSEGSRTNNDPFLNNQEALHGINMQGNGFYDLGMKNGLFCSNGDPNSLPSNKHANGSSAFAPATPDTWQRLQSITPSGINQGQNEQNVLQGHDVGATMVNIQDHHDENVPGPITESLPGKVTVTEDADKGGNETIDLNNTPQKKPRRRRYQPKVIRENKPKRTPKFKTPNSKATESQVKRKYVRKNKTNTPTIPPTEATEPNPDPETEPKTTESTTKSCRRSLNFDLNGQVGEASECQETENQSNHHVHSKPSMTAYDLNLNENQELREYMLLPVEDNIDNSQTDVNIFLRERVESPGNLYGKIAESSIRKDSYSAQSPNSSPCASSSEAVQTRGLKRTLSFTTEPTLIDVQIATFSNTGTLHRNSNPDISKRKRAEKTEWSDVQSTLSPVAVSEVISQVGKDHSHPHVELTMSLPVAVTEDISQVGKDHSHPQVELTMSKYYCCNSTRVGISGVANNHTALMGRSKNRDQLMKTWADLSRLKQKMKPKGATHVRDPAKRSEIASAAKGPHGELAADINVTQKTKRRSKKQDSVNKNWSIVPYDNNCPTRQPTGTSRALSRRKKNCSIERLTQLFQQLDINRQKSKISRKGLKKSIVPYQKDKQQSNALVLYEKDGSIVPFEGPFNPINKRRQRARVDLDDETTRVWRLLLENIDNEGINGTDEDKAKWWENERRVFRGRVDSFIARMRLVQGDRRFTPWKGSVLDSVIGVFLTQNVSDHLSSSAFMSMAARFPLKPESPGSTLSEESTSAFFVEPEIRILEPEESITWNEKIMEQPNVQKNSGTIFHFDHSEESCSEACRKASTYSRGYVTNNQNTEIDTVYLVGEDKARDDVTSSQQSVISSQNSISSPHQQTVGIMNTFPEGNSRTQAVTSSSKFDCLDHTASFMGLLKMAEGNIQSQSNGQTQAQRNYQAGFQLQYAKGLDTLEVESRSSDMSRKDENSPTEQSNLTSEITDQEKSPDSFPRVAQNMASCYILEGETMVVQSQMQGAKQPLDAVASSAWAEISPSCRDINIPLSSQDMADVIESTREFERTRSNREEVKQTLDNKYAPCVVSDTANTNPNKTGKGKAGKGKKSEFDWDSLRRAAQVNGKKPKTANTMDSLDWEAVRHANVNDIADTIKERGMNNVLAVRIKDLLDRLVKDHGSIDMEWLRDIPPDKAKEYLLSFRGLGLKSVECVRLLTLHHLAFPVDTNVGRIAVRLGWVPLQPLPESLQLHLLEMYPILESIQQYLWPRLCKLDQKTLYELHYHMITFGKVFCTKRQPNCNACPLRGECRHFASAFASARFSLPGPEEKSIMPATGNTTPYVNVRAGTNLLPSNASWGNHDPPSNYESYGTAIVQGPSYPMSATVQSSSYPLSLPSQQTVHLERKSINSKCEPIVEVPASPEQEPQHEQALCDIEDTFYEDPNEIPTINLNMKEFTETLQNFMLQEAGMSSNALVALTAEAASIPTPKLKNINRLRTEHHVYELPDTHPLLHGLEKREPDDPCSYLLAIWTPGETANSIDPPARRCCFDDPNILCNEETCSYCSSQRETDSQTVRGTLLIPTRTAMRGSFPLNGTYFQVNEVFADHDSSLNPIAVPRSWLWNLPRRTVYFGTSIPTIFKGLNTEDIQHCFWRGYVCVRGFDQKTRAPRPLMARLHFPASRIVRGAKSKAYDE; the protein is encoded by the exons ATGGAAACTCAGAGAGGAAGATCAGTGTCAGTTGCGAATGAGTTTCATACACAAGGTTCCTGGACACCTGAGACACCAGTGAAGCCAAACATTCCCCGTCCGAGCCCAAGCATCAGTCCAAGCCCGATCTACGACGATGGCCAAGGGGGGTTGCTGGCTCAAGCGTGGGGTGAAAGGGAGGCATATCTCTCCAGAGTTACACAACAAAACGTTTTGTCATACTCGGAAAGTAGGAACTACCCAACAACAAGCAATACCATTTGGGGAAATCCCTTAGAATTAGAGAGAGCAAATGGCGAAATCCAAAGACAGGATTTGGAAGAGTACCTTCCCCATTGGAGTAGTCAAGGTAGGAGATCGGTAATGACTTATGGTTCCAGTGACCACGCTTCAGTTAGTTATCCCATTTATAGTTCTTGGAATAGTAATGGGGCAAGAGAAAATGGAACCATATTAGATCAAAATTTCAGAGACCCTGACTTCAATACAATGTCATTTAGGGACCTCTTGAGTATAAATGAATCACTGACATTGCAGAATAATAATGGTGATAATACATCAGCTGGCATGTTCTTCCCTGGTTGGGTTTCTCAATCCGAAGGCAGCAGAACAAATAATGACCCGTTTCTCAACAACCAAGAAGCGTTACATGGAATTAACATGCAGGGAAATGGCTTTTATGACCTCGGAATGAAAAATG GTCTATTCTGCAGTAATGGTGATCCGAATTCACTTCCAAGCAATAAGCATGCTAATGGAAGTTCTGCTTTTGCCCCCGCAACTCCAGATACGTGGCAGAGATTACAAAGTATTACACCCTCAGGCATCAATCAAGGTCAAAATGAGCAAAACGTGCTCCAAGGACACGATGTTGGTGCTACAATGGTCAACATTCAGGACCACCATGACGAAAATGTGCCAGGGCCCATCACAGAATCATTGCCTGGTAAAGTTACAGTTACAGAGGATGCTGATAAGGGAGGCAACGAAACTATTGACCTGAATAATACACCTCAAAAGAAACCGAGAAGGAGAAGGTACCAACCCAAGGTGATCAGAGAAAACAAGCCTAAACGCACCCCAAAATTTAAGACCCCCAACTCCAAGGCCACTGAGTCTCAAGTTAAGAGGAAGTATGTCCGGAAGAACAAAACCAACACTCCAACAATACCTCCCACAGAAGCCACTGAACCCAATCCTGATCCCGAAACCGAACCAAAAACAACAGAATCAACAACTAAATCCTGTAGAAGATCCTTAAACTTTGACTTGAATGGCCAAGTGGGAGAAGCAAGTGAATGTCAGGAAACAGAAAATCAATCTAACCACCATGTACATTCCAAACCTTCAATGACTGCCTATGACCTCAATCTCAATGAGAATCAGGAACTGAGGGAGTACATGTTGCTACCAGTGGAAGATAATATAGACAATTCACAAACTGATGTTAACATTTTTCTCAGGGAGAGAGTGGAAAGCCCTGGCAATTTATATGGAAAAATTGCAGAGAGTTCCATAAGAAAAGACTCTTATTCAGCACAAAGTCCCAACTCCAGCCCTTGTGCAAGTTCCAGTGAAGCGGTGCAAACCAGAGGGTTAAAACGGACCCTATCCTTCACAACTGAGCCCACATTAATTGATGTTCAAATTGCGACTTTCTCAAATACCGGAACACTCCACAGAAACTCCAACCCAGATATTTCTAAAAGAAAGAGAGCTGAAAAGACAGAATGGTCAGACGTACAAAGCACATTATCACCTGTGGCTGTCTCTGAAGTTATCAGCCAAGTAGGCAAGGACCATAGCCACCCACATGTTGAACTCACAATGTCATTACCGGTGGCTGTCACTGAAGATATCAGCCAAGTAGGCAAGGACCATAGCCACCCACAAGTTGAACTCACAATGTCAAAGTACTACTGCTGCAACTCTACCCGTGTTGGAATCAGTGGAGTGGCTAACAATCACACAGCGCTTATGGGAAGATCCAAGAATAGAGATCAACTCATGAAGACATGGGCCGACCTTTCAAGGTTGAAACAGAAAATGAAGCCAAAAGGGGCGACTCATGTTCGGGATCCGGCTAAGCGTTCCGAGATAGCATCAGCAGCGAAAGGTCCACATGGGGAGTTAGCTGCTGACATTAATGTAACCCAGAAAACAAAAAGAAGATCAAAGAAACAAGATTCTGTGAACAAGAACTGGAGCATTGTCCCGTATGACAATAACTGTCCTACTAGACAGCCAACAG GTACCAGTCGGGCACTCTCACGTAGGAAGAAAAACTGCTCCATTGAAAGATTAACCCAGTTATTTCAGCAACTAGATATCAACAGACAAAAGTCTAAAATCTCAAGAAAAGGACTGAAGAAGTCAATTGTTCCTTATCAAAAAGATAAGCAACAGTCAAATGCACTTGTTCTGTATGAGAAAGATGGCTCAATAGTTCCTTTTGAAGGCCCCTTCAATCCCATAAACAAAAGGCGTCAAAGGGCTAGAGTTGACCTTGACGATGAGACCACTCGAGTATGGAGGCTTCTTCTTGAGAACATTGATAACGAAGGCATCAACGGAACTGACGAGGACAAAGCAAAATGGTGGGAAAATGAACGAAGAGTTTTTCGAGGCCGGGTAGACTCATTTATAGCACGCATGCGCCTTGTTCAAG GAGATAGGCGCTTCACTCCATGGAAAGGCTCTGTGTTGGACTCTGTTATTGGAGTTTTTCTCACTCAGAATGTCTCCGACCATTTGTCCAG CTCTGCTTTCATGTCAATGGCTGCACGCTTTCCTCTAAAGCCAGAAAGCCCCGGAAGTACCCTGTCAGAAGAATCCACCAGCGCTTTTTTTGTAGAGCCAGAGATTCGTATATTAGAACCCGAGGAAAGTATCACTTGGAATGAGAAGATAATGGAGCAACCAAATGTTCAGAAGAATTCTGGtacaattttccattttgacCATAGTGAAGAAAGCTGCAGTGAAGCATGTCGAAAGGCATCCACCTACTCAAGGGGTTACGTCACAAACAACCAAAATACAGAGATAGATACAGTCTACCTTGTAGGAGAAGATAAAGCAAGGGATGATGTAACTTCATCACAGCAGTCAGTTATCTCATCTCAGAACTCTATCAGTTCACCACATCAGCAGACAGTTGGAATAATGAATACTTTTCCCGAAGGCAACTCAAGAACACAGGCTGTGACATCCAGCTCCAAGTTCGATTGTCTTGATCATACAGCTTCTTTCATGGGGCTGCTAAAGATGGCAGAGGGAAATATTCAAAGCCAATCTAATGGCCAAACCCAAGCACAAAGAAATTACCAGGCAGGATTTCAATTACAATATGCCAAAGGACTTGATACGCTTGAAGTGGAAAGCAGGTCTTCTGATATGTCGAGAAAAGATGAGAACAGCCCAACTGAACAAAGTAATCTTACCTCAGAAATAACAGATCAAGAAAAAAGTCCAGATAGCTTTCCAAGAGTTGCTCAAAATATGGCCTCATGCTATATTCTTGAGGGAGAAACTATGGTTGTACAATCACAAATGCAAGGAGCCAAACAACCACTGGATGCTGTAGCTTCATCTGCCTGGGCAGAGATAAGTCCATCTTGTAGAGATATAAATATACCACTGTCATCCCAAGATATGGCCGATGTTATAGAAAGCACCAGAGAATTCGAAAGAACAAGAAGTAACAGAGAGGAAGTTAAGCAAACTCTTGACAATAAATATGCTCCATGTGTGGTTTCTGACACAGCCAACACAAACCCTAACAAAACAGGAAAAGGGAAAGCTGGGAAGGGGAAGAAAAGTGAATTTGACTGGGACAGTCTGCGTAGAGCGGCACAAGTTAATGGCAAGAAACCAAAGACAGCTAACACAATGGACTCACTAGACTGGGAAGCAGTAAGACACGCTAACGTCAATGATATTGCTGACACCATAAAAGAGCGGGGCATGAACAATGTGCTTGCAGTGCGTATAAAG GATCTCTTGGACAGGCTGGTCAAGGATCATGGTAGTATTGACATGGAATGGCTAAGAGATATCCCACCAGACAAGGCAAA GGAATACCTACTAAGCTTCAGAGGTTTGGGCTTAAAGAGTGTAGAGTGTGTGCGCCTTTTAACTCTGCACCATCTTGCCTTCCCA GTTGACACTAATGTTGGCCGCATAGCTGTACGACTAGGATGGGTTCCCCTCCAACCACTACCAGAGTCACTGCAACTGCATCTTTTAGAAAT GTATCCAATCTTGGAGTCTATTCAACAGTACTTATGGCCACGGTTGTGCAAACTTGATCAAAAGACATT GTATGAGTTGCACTATCACATGATCACATTTGGCAAG GTATTTTGCACCAAAAGGCAACCAAACTGCAATGCTTGCCCATTAAGAGGAGAATGCAGACATTTTGCCAGTGCTTTCGCTAG TGCTAGGTTTTCTCTCCCGGGACCAGAAGAAAAAAGCATCATGCCTGCAACTGGGAACACTACACCGTATGTAAATGTGAGAGCTGGCACCAATCTTTTGCCTTCTAATGCCTCATGGGGAAATCACGATCCTCCTTCAAACTACGAAAGCTATGGTACAGCAATAGTTCAAGGCCCATCTTACCCGATGTCAGCAACAGTACAAAGCTCTTCATACCCTTTGTCACTGCCTTCGCAACAGACTGTCCATTTAGAAAGAAAATCCATAAACAGCAAATGTGAACCAATTGTTGAAGTACCAGCATCACCTGAACAAGAACCACAACATGAACAAGCATTATGTGACATCGAAGACACTTTCTATGAAGATCCGAATGAAATTCCGACTATCAACCTCAACATGAAAGAATTCACAGAGACTTTACAGAATTTCATGTTACAAGAAGCTGGAATGTCATCGAATGCCTTGGTAGCTTTAACTGCTGAAGCTGCTTCCATCCCTACACCAAAGCTGAAAAACATAAATCGTCTAAGAACAGAGCACCATGT TTATGAACTTCCGGACACACACCCTCTTCTACATGGG TTGGAGAAAAGGGAGCCAGACGATCCATGTTCATACCTACTTGCAATTTGGACCCCAG GTGAAACGGCGAACTCCATCGATCCTCCTGCAAGAAGATGCTGCTTTGATGATCCTAACATTCTCTGCAATGAGGAGACGTGTTCTTACTGCAGCAGTCAGAGAGAAACAGACTCCCAAACTGTACGAGGAACACTTTTG ATACCAACGAGAACTGCAATGAGAGGTAGCTTCCCACTCAATGGAACATACTTCCAGGTTAACGAG GTGTTTGCTGACCATGACTCAAGCCTCAATCCAATTGCAGTACCCAGGTCTTGGCTGTGGAACCTTCCAAGACGAACTGTATACTTTGGAACTTCTATACCGACCATATTTAAAG GCCTGAACACTGAAGACATCCAACATTGCTTCTGGAGAG GTTACGTTTGTGTAAGAGGGTTCGACCAGAAAACAAGAGCACCCCGTCCACTCATGGCCAGATTGCATTTTCCAGCCAGCAGGATTGTAAGAGGAGCGAAAAGCAAGGCATATGATGAATAG
- the LOC141592397 gene encoding uncharacterized protein LOC141592397 isoform X3 produces the protein MRGAIISVLEPHVTPEIMVDGMNSKRGNTHNLVVPPTTPDNMVHDEKYSRIQSKRRKPSNIDGLVEELLVEILCRLPCHKSAFICKALCKHWAALISHPFFISRYIAYNVSKHSTLCAYKNGLSNYDEVRMKKMNDRKVGLVVRKFGVRDTWKGLMIYFNDPIHNPNNLSLYSLPRLTNGGLPRNLTIVGACHDLFLYQKHAGDPDYVKHKLQLYISNAQTKQWLALPTLPLSSHGPVGLICDPYYFTHKGNVTLNNAYNTCIVVISSNTQEFVTNYPAHLLSPNTKVFWRDVVLLLPMRCRLLAFCRLFCIGRKLCFQCQDGLPPSVLHGYAGRLISFDPFADNDVINCSALILPPSLMNNASFDVFHERLFTCDCDDDGSYRIWVLDDYKTGKWSLLHNIKAQDWIPRDHRLAKHVNQNSYFGAPISFHHVVPDVIYVLCDRWIVLCNFSTREMEVISKLPKGCKSIFPVAYSYQITLPFWPTPLPTFLPDGKDEAS, from the coding sequence ATGAGAGGTGCTATTATTTCTGTTCTAGAGCCTCATGTAACACCAGAAATAATGGTTGATGGCATGAATTCAAAACGGGGTAATACTCATAACCTTGTCGTACCCCCAACTACACCAGATAATATGGTTCACGATGAAAAGTACTCAAGGATACAGTCGAAACGCAGAAAGCCCTCTAACATTGATGGTTTGGTCGAGGAGTTGTTGGTCGAAATATTATGTAGACTCCCGTGTCATAAAAGTGCTTTTATTTGCAAAGCCTTATGCAAGCATTGGGCTGCATTGATCTCCCACCCATTCTTCATCTCTCGATATATAGCTTATAATGTCAGTAAACATAGTACTCTCTGCGCATATAAAAATGGATTATCCAACTATGATGAAGTTAGAATGAAAAAGATGAATGATCGAAAAGTTGGTCTTGTGGTCCGTAAATTTGGAGTCAGAGACACTTGGAAaggattgatgatttatttcaACGATCCTATACACAATCCCAACAACTTGTCCTTGTATTCTCTCCCAAGGTTGACGAATGGAGGTCTGCCACGTAATCTTACTATTGTTGGAGCGTGTCATGACTtgtttttatatcaaaaacatGCTGGTGATCCTGACTATGTCAAGCACAAGCTTCAACTCTACATTAGCAATGCTCAAACTAAGCAGTGGCTTGCACTCCCAACCCTACCTCTTAGTAGTCATGGACCAGTTGGATTGATTTGCGATCCATACTACTTCACCCACAAAGGCAATGTGACACTAAATAATGCATATAACACTTGTATTGTTGTCATCTCTTCTAACACACAAGAATTTGTCACCAACTACCCCGCACACCTTTTATCCCCTAATACAAAGGTATTTTGGCGCGATGTAGTCCTGTTATTGCCTATGAGATGTCGATTACTAGCCTTTTGTCGTCTCTTTTGTATTGGTAGAAAGCTCTGCTTTCAGTGTCAGGATGGTTTGCCTCCGTCAGTTTTGCATGGGTATGCAGGCCGATTAATTAGCTTTGATCCATTTGCCGACAATGATGTTATCAACTGTAGTGCACTCATTTTACCTCCGAGCTTAATGAATAATGCATCCTTTGATGTGTTCCACGAGCGATTATTTACATGTGACTGTGACGATGACGGAAGCTACAGAATTTGGGTCCTTGACGATTACAAAACTGGTAAATGGTCCTTACTACACAACATCAAGGCGCAGGATTGGATCCCTCGTGATCATCGCCTAGCCAAACATGTCAACCAGAATTCATATTTTGGAGCCCCAATCAGTTTCCATCATGTTGTTCCCGATGTTATTTATGTGCTTTGTGATCGTTGGATTGTTTTGTGTAACTTTTCCACGAGGGAGATGGAGGTAATCTCTAAACTACCGAAAGGCTGTAAAAGCATATTTCCCGTTGCTTATTCATATCAGATTACACTTCCATTTTGGCCAACTCCACTCCCCACCTTTCTACCAGATGGTAAAGATGAAGCGAGCTAA
- the LOC141592397 gene encoding uncharacterized protein LOC141592397 isoform X1 — protein sequence MQMVPNNIQIPGVTVVADDEDKQMRGAIISVLEPHVTPEIMVDGMNSKRGNTHNLVVPPTTPDNMVHDEKYSRIQSKRRKPSNIDGLVEELLVEILCRLPCHKSAFICKALCKHWAALISHPFFISRYIAYNVSKHSTLCAYKNGLSNYDEVRMKKMNDRKVGLVVRKFGVRDTWKGLMIYFNDPIHNPNNLSLYSLPRLTNGGLPRNLTIVGACHDLFLYQKHAGDPDYVKHKLQLYISNAQTKQWLALPTLPLSSHGPVGLICDPYYFTHKGNVTLNNAYNTCIVVISSNTQEFVTNYPAHLLSPNTKVFWRDVVLLLPMRCRLLAFCRLFCIGRKLCFQCQDGLPPSVLHGYAGRLISFDPFADNDVINCSALILPPSLMNNASFDVFHERLFTCDCDDDGSYRIWVLDDYKTGKWSLLHNIKAQDWIPRDHRLAKHVNQNSYFGAPISFHHVVPDVIYVLCDRWIVLCNFSTREMEVISKLPKGCKSIFPVAYSYQITLPFWPTPLPTFLPDGKDEAS from the exons ATGCAAATGGTCCCCAATAATATCCAAATCCCAG GAGTCACAGTTGTCGCTGATGATGAAGATAAACAAATGAGAGGTGCTATTATTTCTGTTCTAGAGCCTCATGTAACACCAGAAATAATGGTTGATGGCATGAATTCAAAACGGGGTAATACTCATAACCTTGTCGTACCCCCAACTACACCAGATAATATGGTTCACGATGAAAAGTACTCAAGGATACAGTCGAAACGCAGAAAGCCCTCTAACATTGATGGTTTGGTCGAGGAGTTGTTGGTCGAAATATTATGTAGACTCCCGTGTCATAAAAGTGCTTTTATTTGCAAAGCCTTATGCAAGCATTGGGCTGCATTGATCTCCCACCCATTCTTCATCTCTCGATATATAGCTTATAATGTCAGTAAACATAGTACTCTCTGCGCATATAAAAATGGATTATCCAACTATGATGAAGTTAGAATGAAAAAGATGAATGATCGAAAAGTTGGTCTTGTGGTCCGTAAATTTGGAGTCAGAGACACTTGGAAaggattgatgatttatttcaACGATCCTATACACAATCCCAACAACTTGTCCTTGTATTCTCTCCCAAGGTTGACGAATGGAGGTCTGCCACGTAATCTTACTATTGTTGGAGCGTGTCATGACTtgtttttatatcaaaaacatGCTGGTGATCCTGACTATGTCAAGCACAAGCTTCAACTCTACATTAGCAATGCTCAAACTAAGCAGTGGCTTGCACTCCCAACCCTACCTCTTAGTAGTCATGGACCAGTTGGATTGATTTGCGATCCATACTACTTCACCCACAAAGGCAATGTGACACTAAATAATGCATATAACACTTGTATTGTTGTCATCTCTTCTAACACACAAGAATTTGTCACCAACTACCCCGCACACCTTTTATCCCCTAATACAAAGGTATTTTGGCGCGATGTAGTCCTGTTATTGCCTATGAGATGTCGATTACTAGCCTTTTGTCGTCTCTTTTGTATTGGTAGAAAGCTCTGCTTTCAGTGTCAGGATGGTTTGCCTCCGTCAGTTTTGCATGGGTATGCAGGCCGATTAATTAGCTTTGATCCATTTGCCGACAATGATGTTATCAACTGTAGTGCACTCATTTTACCTCCGAGCTTAATGAATAATGCATCCTTTGATGTGTTCCACGAGCGATTATTTACATGTGACTGTGACGATGACGGAAGCTACAGAATTTGGGTCCTTGACGATTACAAAACTGGTAAATGGTCCTTACTACACAACATCAAGGCGCAGGATTGGATCCCTCGTGATCATCGCCTAGCCAAACATGTCAACCAGAATTCATATTTTGGAGCCCCAATCAGTTTCCATCATGTTGTTCCCGATGTTATTTATGTGCTTTGTGATCGTTGGATTGTTTTGTGTAACTTTTCCACGAGGGAGATGGAGGTAATCTCTAAACTACCGAAAGGCTGTAAAAGCATATTTCCCGTTGCTTATTCATATCAGATTACACTTCCATTTTGGCCAACTCCACTCCCCACCTTTCTACCAGATGGTAAAGATGAAGCGAGCTAA